A region of the Arthrobacter sp. FW306-07-I genome:
TTACAGAACTTCCGCCGAAGAATCGAATCGGGGCCTGCAGCACCTCAAAAGCCCTGGAACCACGCGAAAAACCCGGACTTATGCCTGGCCCAGAATGCGCCCCCCAGCTTGGCCTCAAAGCTGAGCGCCTGTTCTTCAGTGATCTGGTTCAGCTGCACGGCCCGCTGAAGGTCGGCCCGCACGCCGTCCATCCGGGATGAAGCATCCGCCACCGGGCTGAGGACGATGGACGCCGCCACCGCTGCCGCGGCCACTGACGTTGCGGCCGTGGCCACTGCCCCGGCTGCCGCCGTAGTGGTGCGGGTGACGTAACGGGCGGCTTTGCGGCGCATGACGATGATCCCTTCAACTGCTGTACCTCTGGTCCAACTCTGGCCACCGCTCCTTCATTCCGCCGGTGCTTCCGCTGAGAGGGAACTGTGAAATGCGCATCCCACCGGCCGCGGCATCCGTATTAGGCTGGAACGCAGGAATCCAGGCCCTGTCCCCCCGCAGGGCTCCCATCAGCAAAAGGAGAGTCATGGCAGGCGAGTCAACGTTCGACGTCGTAAGCAAGGTGGACAAGCAGGAAGTGGCCAACGCACTCAACCAGTCCCAGAAGGAAATTGCCCAGCGCTATGACTTCAAGGGTGTTGGCGCCGAGATCGACTTCAGCGGCGAAAAAATCCTCATGAAGGCCAACTCGGAGGAACGCGTCAAGGCTGTCCTGGATGTCTTCCAGTCCAAGCTGATCAAGCGCGGCATCTCGCTCAAGTCGCTGGACAGCGGCGAGCCCTATGCTTCCGGCAAGGAATACCGGCTCGAGGCCTCCATTAAGGAAGGCATCGCCCAGGACCTGGCCAAGAAAATCAACAAGCTGATCCGCGACGAAGGCCCCAAGTCCGTCAAGTCCCAGATCCAGGGCGACGAACTCCGCGTTTCCTCCAAGTCCCGTGACGACCTGCAGGCCACCATGGCCCTGCTGAAGGACTTCGACGAAGCCGACCTGCAGTTCGTGAACTTCCGCAGCTAGCAGCCGTCCTGCCGCGGCGTCGTAATCGACGCCATAGTTCCCGGCGCTGCAGGAAAAGGCCGGCGCACCCGATATACGGGGTGCGCCGGCCTTTTTGCGTGCCGGGGGTTGTCGAGTCGCAGCAACCCAGACGGTAGCCCAGGGCAACAGACCCGGGCGTAATCCAGCGCCAATTACGCCACGTTTGGTTTGCGTAATACCGCCTGCCGGGTAATCTCTTTCTTAGGCCTTCCTAAGTAAGGCTTACCTGAGTGAAAGAACTTCCATGACTGCCAACTTCCTGATCGGCCTGCGCGAAGGACTCGAAGCCACCCTGGTGGTAGTCCTCCTGATGGCCTACTTGGCCAAGACGGACCGGCGCCACCTCATCCCCTGCATCTGGGCAGGTGTTGCGGCGGCGCTGGCTGTGTCAGCCGGCTTCGGCGCGCTCCTCACCTTCGGTCCCAGGGGACTCACCTTTGAGGCACAGGAGGCGATCGGCGGCGGCCTCTCCATTCTCGCCGTAGGCCTGGTCACGTGGATGGTCTTTTGGATGGCCCGCACCGCGCGGACGCTCGGAAGCCACTTGAAGTCCCACGTCGATAAGTCGGCCGATGGAACCGGGTGGGGCCTGGCCGTGGTTGCCGCCATCGCGGTGGGACGTGAGGGCCTGGAAACGGCGCTGTTCCTTTGGGCGGCGGCCAAGGCCACGGGCGAATCCACGCAGCCGCTTGCCGGCGCCGTCCTCGGCCTGCTTGCCGCGGCCGGCGTCGGTTACCTGCTGCACCGCGGCGTCCTGAGAGTGAACCTCTCCCGCTTCTTCACGTGGACCGGTGCCGCCCTCGTCATCATCGCCGGCGGCGTCCTGTCCTACGGAATCCACGACCTCCAGGAAGCCGGCCTGCTTCCGGGGCTGCACTCCCTGGCCTTCGACATCAGCGTCGCCGTCCCGCCGTCGTCGTGGTACGGGACACTGCTGAAGGGAACCTTGAACTTCTCCCCCGCCACAACTTGGCTCGAGGCGGGCGCCTGGCTCCTCTACGTCCTGCCGGTGCTGTTCCTGTACCTGCATACGAACCGCAAGACGCCCAAGCCCACTACTGCTGGCACAAACCCCGCCGGCAAGGCCGTCGCAGCCGCTTAACTCCCGCGCCACCCGCACCCAAAGGAATCCCCATGCCTGGCTTTAATCTGCCCGAAAACAACCTGCCCAAAAATGCCGCCACCCGCGATATCAAGCTCGCTTTGCTGGCTGCCGCCGTGGTGTCCGTCCCCCTGCTGCTCACCGGCTGCACCGACAACACCAAGGCTGCGGACTCCAACGGGGGCGCCATCAACGTGGTCAGCTCGAACACCGACTGCAGGGTCTCGGCAACCAGCGTCACAAGCGGCAACCTTACGTTCTCCGTCAAGAATGAAGGCACAGAAGTCACGGAGTTCTACCTGCTGGCAGCGGACGGGCTCCGCATTCTGGGCGAAGTGGAAAACATCGGGCCCGGGCTCAGCCGCAACCTGGTGGTCACCGCCCCCGCCGGCACGTACACCACTGCCTGCAAGCCCGGCATGGAAGGCGACGGGATCCGGGGTGCCTTGGAGGTGACGCAGTCCGGCAACCAGCCGTCCGCGGACGCAGATTTCCAGCACCTGCTGGACACCGCAACCACGCAGTATGCGTCCTACGTGAAAGACCAAAGCGAACAGCTGCTCACTGGCACTGAGCAGTTCGCTGCAGCCTTCGCGGGCGGCAATGCCGGTGAGGCGAGGCGGCTGTACGCCGCCACCCGGCAGCACTGGGAACGGATTGAGCCCGTTGCCGAGTCATTCGGGGACCTGGACCCGCAGCTCGATGCACGCGAGGCCGACCTCGAGCCGGGCCAGGAGTGGACCGGCTGGCACCGCGCGGAAAAGGATCTCTTCCCGCCCGCCGGCTACACCGCCATGACGCCGGCCGAACGCTCAGCCATCGCCGATCGCATGGTGGCCGACACCAAGGACCTGGTGGAACGCACCCGGACGCTTGAAATCTCCGCGGACATGCTGGGCAACGGCGCCAAGGAACTCCTCGACGAAGTGGCCACGGGCAAGGTGACCGGCGAAGAGGAAATCTGGTCGCACACCGACCTCTGGGACTTCCAGGCGAACGTTGACGGTGCACGCATTGCGTTTGAAGGCCTGAAGCCCGCGCTGCTGCAAAAGGACTCCGCCCTGGCCGCCTCGCTGGACGAAAAGTTCGCAGCGTTGCAGGCAGAACTTGCCACCCATGCCCAAGGTGCGGATTTCATCTCCTACGACAAACTGACGCCGGAACAGGTCCAACGGCTCGCGTCGCTGGTTGACGCCCTGGGCGAACCACTGTCCCGGCTGACCGCGGCGGTGGTCCTGTGACCGGGTGCCCCTTTAGCGGCCGGCCGCCGGAAGCTTCCGGACCGGCGCCGGCAGTCGCAACCGATAAGGTATCTGCGGATACCACGCAGGGGGAAGGCCCGACGGCCGGATCCCGACTGAGCAGGCGCGGACTGTTTGGCATCGCAGGACTGGGCGGCGCCGCCGCCGGGCTTGCCGCCGGCTTCCTGGGGCACGACGCCGTGGCGGCCACTGCGGCGCCCGCGCCTTCTGCCGACAGTCCGGTGGTCCCCTTCCACGGCGACCACCAGGCCGGCATCACCACCCCGGCCCAGGACCGCCTGCACATGGCGGCGTTCGATGTCACCACCACCAAGCGTGAAGAACTCATCCAGCTCCTCAAGGACTGGACCGAGGCAGCGGAGGCGCTGACCGAAGGGCGCCCCGCCGGGACAACGGGCGCTGTGGACGGGCCCTACGGCGCACCCCCTGAAGACACCGGCGAGGCCCTGGACCTCAATGCGGGCAAATTGACCCTGACCTTCGGTTTCGGCGCCAGCCTGTTCGAAAAGGACGGGGTGGCCCGCTTCGGCCTGGACGGCCGGCGGCCCGAGGCCCTAATCGAGCTGCCGCATTTCCCCGGCGACGACCTGGACCCTGCCCGCAGCGGCGGTGACCTGGTGGTCCAGGCCTGTGCCAACGACCCCCAGGTGGCAGTCCACGCCATCCGGAACCTGGCAAGGATTGGGTTTGGGAAAGTGCGGGTCCGGTGGTCGCAGCTGGGCTTTGGCCGGACCTCCTCCACCTCCCGCGCCCAGCAAACTCCGCGGAACCTGTTCGGTTTCAAGGACGGGACCAACAACCTCAAGGTCGAGGATGACCAACTGCTGGACCAGCATGTGTGGGCCCACGCTCCCCGGCCGCAGGATGCCTGGCTGGAGGGCGGCAGCTACCTGGTGGCGCGCCGGATCCGCATGCATATCGAGATCTGGGACCGGACCTCGCTGGGCGAACAGGAAGGCCTGATCGGCAGGACCAAGGGGACCGGCGCGCCCCTGTCCGGCGGCGAAGAGTTCACCGAACCGGATTTCGCGCGCCGAGGCAAAGGCGGCAAGCCCCTGATTCCACTCGATTCACACATGCGGATGGCCCACCCCAGCCAGAACAGCGGGGTGCGGATGCTGCGCAGGGGCTACAACTATACGGACGGGTCCGACGGCGTGGGCCACCTCGACGCCGGCCTGTTCTTCATTGCCTTCGTCACCGACCCGCGCACCCACTACGTGCCCATGCAGATGGCCATGGCCAAGGGCGACACGCTGGCCGTGGAATACCTGAAGCACACGGGTTCCGGCCTGTTCGCCGTCCCGGGCGGTGTGAAGCCTGGCGGTTTCATCGGCGAAGGACTCTTCGCCTGACCGCCGCGGCTGCCTTGCACGGCCCGCGCCGCCGTCGTCTTCGACGCGCAAACTCGAAACCGTCGCGCATGTTCGCTGGCGCACCCGTTTCTTGGGGGGCGCCAGTGAATATGCGCGTCGAAAAATAGGTTGCGCATCGAAAATGTCCAGCAAGCGGCGACGGCGGGATGCCGGCTACAGCTGCCGGCCAGCCATCCGCTCCAAGCGGGTGATGCGGTCGCGCATGGGCGGGTGCGTTGCGAACAGCTTGTTCATGGCCCCGCCGCGGAACGGGTTGGCGATCATCAGGTGCGATGCGTTGACCAGCCGCTGGTCCTGCGGCAGCGGCGCAAGGCTGACGCCGCGCTCAATCTTGGCCAGGGCTGAGGCGAGCGCCAGCGGATCGCCGGTGAGCTGCGAGCCGTCCTCGTCGGCGTCGTACTCCCTGGTGCGTGAGATGGCCATCTGGATCAGCGACGCCGCGAAGGGCGCCAGCAGCGCCATGGCGATCATCGCCAGCGGGTTGGCGTTGCGGCGGTCGCCGCCGCCAAAGAACAGCAGCATCTGCCCCACCGAGGTGATGACGCCCGCGACGGCGGCCGCCACGGACGAGGTGAGAATGTCCCGGTTGTAGACGTGCATCAGCTCGTGGCCAAGGACACCGCGCAGTTCGCGGGCGTCCAAGAGCTGCAGGATGCCTTCGGTGCAGCAGACGGCGGCGTTTTGCGGGTTGCGTCCGGTGGCGAACGCGTTCGGGTTCATGGTGGGCGAGACATAGATGCGCGGCATGGGCTGGTTGGCCCGCATCGAAAGCTCACGGACGATCTGGTAGAGCTGCGGCGCCTGGGCTTCGGTCACCGGGATGGCCTGCATGGACCGGATGGCGATCTTGTCACTGTTCCAGTACCCGTAGAAGGTGGTGCCGACCCCGATCAGGGCCATGATCCAAATGGGGGTGGAACTGCGGGTCCCCACCCCGATCAGCCCGCCAAGGCCCAGCAGTACCGCCCACAGCACCCCGAACAGTGCCGCGGTCTTCAGGCCGTTGTGATGTTTGTGCACGTTTCCTCCTTACTAAAGGAACGGCTTGCTAGGGAACCGGGTTCCGCGCATCGTACTTCCGGAAGCCCGGCTGCAGCTTCGCCGCCAGCCACGCCCCCGCGATGCACAGCCCGCCTCCCAGCAGCAGGACCCAGCCCTCACTCAAAATCTTAGTCGCGCCACCTGCCAGCAGATCGCCGATCCGCGGACCGCCGGCGACCACCACGATGAACACGCCCTGGAGCCGACCCCGCAGATGGTCGGGGGCTGCGGCCTGGAGGATGGTGTTGCGGAAGACGCTGCTGATAGAGTCCGCGATGCCGGCCAGGGCGCAGCAGACGGCGGCGGGCAGCAGCCACACGGTCACAGCACCGTCGGGCGCGGGCCCGGCGAGCAGCACCACCGCGCCGAACGCTCCAATGGAGGCGCCCCAACCCATGACGGAAACGACGACGGCGGTCCCCTGGCTGCGCACGCTGCCCAGCGGCCCGGAGAACAGACCGGCCAGGAAGGCCCCGACGGCGGTGCACGCCAGCAGGATGCCCACGGTCGCCTCCCCGCCTCCGATCATCAGCGCCGCGACAGCCGGAAGCAGCGCCCGCGGCTGGGCGAGGATCATGGCCACGAGGTCGATGATGAAGGTCATGCGGAGGTTGGGGCGGGTGCCCAGGAACCGGAAACCCTCGATGACGGAGCGGATTCCCGGCCTGCCGCCGGCTCCGGCGGGCGCCATGGGCGGAAGCCGGTACACCGCCCAGAGGACGAAGGCGAAGCTGGCGAAGTCGATGGTGTAGGTCCAGCCGAATCCCAGCCAGGCCACCAGCACGCCGGCCAGCAGGGGTCCGGCGGTCATGGCCAGGCCCATGGACAGCATGCTCAGGGCGTTGGCCGCGGGCAGGAGTTCCTTGCGGATGAGCATGGGGATGATGGCGCTGCGGGCCGGCTGGTTGATCGCCTGGGCCCCGCTTTGCAGTGCCACCAGCAGGTACAGTACCCAGACGTTTCCCAGGTGCAGCCAGGCTTGAAGCGCGATCAGGCCGGTGGTCAGCCACAGCACGGCGGAGGCCAGCAGGGCGATCCGGCGGCGGTCGTGGGCGTCGGCGATGGAGCCGCCCATCAGGCCGCCTATCACCAGGGGAACCAGTGCAAAGATGCCCAGCAGGCCCACGTAAAAGCTGTCCTGGGTCAGCCGGTACACCTCCAGGCTCACGGCCACCAAGGTCAGCTGGCTGCCGACGGCGGACACCGCGGATCCCAGCCAGAGCCGGCGGAATGCGGGGCTTTCCTTGAGCGGCGTGACATCGACAAGTAGTTTCCCCACTCCGTAACACTAGCGGGACACGGGGAGAGGTTAGCCGAGCCTTATTGTGAGTTGCTCAAAATAAGTGCTTCAATGGAGCCATGACGGAGCACTTTGATGGCCAGGAAGCATGGGCTGCAGCCCTGCGCGCCCATGGCCGCAGGGTGACCAAGCAGCGGCTCGCTGTACTCGCCGCCGTCGAACGCCACCCGCATTCCCCTGCCGAAAGCATCCTTGCCGCCGCCCGCGCCGAGCTCCCCGAACTGACGGCCCAGTCCGTCTATGTGGTCCTCGGCGACCTGACGGACCTGCACATGCTGCGCCGTTTTGAGCCGCCGCACTCCCCCGCCCTGTACGAAACGCGTGTGGGCGACAACCACCACCACGCCATCTGCATCAGCTGCGGGCGCGTGGAGGACGTGGACTGCGCCGTCGGCCACGCCCCGTGCCTCACCCCGCACTGGAACCCGGACGCCAAGCCGATGACCATCCAGATCGCCGACGTCATGTACCAGGGCATCTGCCAGGAGTGCCAGCAGGCCCAGCAACTTCCTCCCCACAGTCCCTCGCAAGAAAAAGAGAAATAGGAGAACAATGACTGCCGTTTCCACAACCCAGTCAGGCGCGCCGGTTACGTCCGACGCACACTCGAAGTCAGTTGGTGCCGATGGTGCCATCATCCTGACTGACCACTACCTGGTGGAGAAGCTTGCCCAGTTCAACCGTGAGCGGGTTCCGGAGCGCGTAGTGCACGCCAAGGGCGGCGGTGCATTCGGCACGTTCAAGACCACCGAGGACATCTCCAAGTACACCAAGGCTGCATTCCTGCAGCCGGGCGTCGAGACCGAGATGCTGATCCGCTTCTCCTCCGTTGCCGGCGAGAACGGCTCCCCGGACACCTGGCGCGACCCCCGCGGCTTCGCCGTGAAGTTCTACACCAGCGAGGGCAACTACGACCTCGTGGGCAACAACACCCCCGTCTTCTTCATCCGCGACGGCATCAAGTTCCCGGACTTCATCCACTCGCAGAAGCGCCTCCCGGGCACCCACCTGCGCGACGCCGACATGCAGTGGGATTTCTGGACCCTGTCGCCCGAGTCCGCACACCAGGTCACCTGGCTGATGGGTGACCGCGGCCTGCCCGCTTCCTGGCGTGAAATGCAGGGCTACGGCTCGCACACCTACCAGTGGATCAACGCGGAGGGCGAGCGTTTCTGGGTCAAGTACCACTTCAAGTCCAACCAGGGCGTGAACTCCATGAGCTCCGAGCAGGCCGAACAGCTTGCCGGCTCCGACGCGGACTTCTACATCCGCGACCTGTCCGAGAACATCGAAGCCGGCAACTTCCCCTCCTGGGACCTGCACGTCCAGGTCATGCCCTACGAGGACGCCAAGAGCTACCGCTTCAACCCGTTCGACCTGACCAAGGTGTGGCCGCACGCGGACTACCCGCTGATCAAGGTGGGCACCATGGAGCTGAACCGGAACCCGGAGAACTACTTCGCGCAGATCGAACAGGCCACCTTCGCGCCGTCGAACTTCGTGCCGGGCATCGCCGCTTCCCCGGACAAGATGCTGCAGGCCCGCATCTTCTCCTACGCGGACGCACACCGCTACCGCGTGGGCACCAACCACGCGCAGATCCCGGTGAACCAGCCCAAGAACCAGGTCAACAACTACAGCCAGGACGGCCAGGGACGCTTCCTGTTCAACGCTCCCTCCGTTCCGGTCTACGCGCCCAACACCTTCGGTGGTCCGGCTGCAGTTGAGCCGCAGAACACCGCCGGCGGCTGGGAGAACGACGGCGAGCTGACCCTGGCCGCGCACTCCCTCCACGCAGAGGACGGCGACTTCGTCCAGGCCGGCGCGCTGTACCGCGAGGTCTACAACGAAGCCGAAAAGGCCCGCTTCCTGGAGACGATCACCGGCGCAGTAGGCGGCGTCAAGCGTTCCGACATCAAGGAACGCGCCATCCAGTACTGGACCAACGTCGACGCCGAACTGGGCGCCAAGCTGCGCGCCAACCTCG
Encoded here:
- a CDS encoding YajQ family cyclic di-GMP-binding protein, with protein sequence MAGESTFDVVSKVDKQEVANALNQSQKEIAQRYDFKGVGAEIDFSGEKILMKANSEERVKAVLDVFQSKLIKRGISLKSLDSGEPYASGKEYRLEASIKEGIAQDLAKKINKLIRDEGPKSVKSQIQGDELRVSSKSRDDLQATMALLKDFDEADLQFVNFRS
- the efeU gene encoding iron uptake transporter permease EfeU; translated protein: MTANFLIGLREGLEATLVVVLLMAYLAKTDRRHLIPCIWAGVAAALAVSAGFGALLTFGPRGLTFEAQEAIGGGLSILAVGLVTWMVFWMARTARTLGSHLKSHVDKSADGTGWGLAVVAAIAVGREGLETALFLWAAAKATGESTQPLAGAVLGLLAAAGVGYLLHRGVLRVNLSRFFTWTGAALVIIAGGVLSYGIHDLQEAGLLPGLHSLAFDISVAVPPSSWYGTLLKGTLNFSPATTWLEAGAWLLYVLPVLFLYLHTNRKTPKPTTAGTNPAGKAVAAA
- the efeO gene encoding iron uptake system protein EfeO, producing the protein MPGFNLPENNLPKNAATRDIKLALLAAAVVSVPLLLTGCTDNTKAADSNGGAINVVSSNTDCRVSATSVTSGNLTFSVKNEGTEVTEFYLLAADGLRILGEVENIGPGLSRNLVVTAPAGTYTTACKPGMEGDGIRGALEVTQSGNQPSADADFQHLLDTATTQYASYVKDQSEQLLTGTEQFAAAFAGGNAGEARRLYAATRQHWERIEPVAESFGDLDPQLDAREADLEPGQEWTGWHRAEKDLFPPAGYTAMTPAERSAIADRMVADTKDLVERTRTLEISADMLGNGAKELLDEVATGKVTGEEEIWSHTDLWDFQANVDGARIAFEGLKPALLQKDSALAASLDEKFAALQAELATHAQGADFISYDKLTPEQVQRLASLVDALGEPLSRLTAAVVL
- the efeB gene encoding iron uptake transporter deferrochelatase/peroxidase subunit; amino-acid sequence: MTGCPFSGRPPEASGPAPAVATDKVSADTTQGEGPTAGSRLSRRGLFGIAGLGGAAAGLAAGFLGHDAVAATAAPAPSADSPVVPFHGDHQAGITTPAQDRLHMAAFDVTTTKREELIQLLKDWTEAAEALTEGRPAGTTGAVDGPYGAPPEDTGEALDLNAGKLTLTFGFGASLFEKDGVARFGLDGRRPEALIELPHFPGDDLDPARSGGDLVVQACANDPQVAVHAIRNLARIGFGKVRVRWSQLGFGRTSSTSRAQQTPRNLFGFKDGTNNLKVEDDQLLDQHVWAHAPRPQDAWLEGGSYLVARRIRMHIEIWDRTSLGEQEGLIGRTKGTGAPLSGGEEFTEPDFARRGKGGKPLIPLDSHMRMAHPSQNSGVRMLRRGYNYTDGSDGVGHLDAGLFFIAFVTDPRTHYVPMQMAMAKGDTLAVEYLKHTGSGLFAVPGGVKPGGFIGEGLFA
- the htpX gene encoding zinc metalloprotease HtpX — its product is MHKHHNGLKTAALFGVLWAVLLGLGGLIGVGTRSSTPIWIMALIGVGTTFYGYWNSDKIAIRSMQAIPVTEAQAPQLYQIVRELSMRANQPMPRIYVSPTMNPNAFATGRNPQNAAVCCTEGILQLLDARELRGVLGHELMHVYNRDILTSSVAAAVAGVITSVGQMLLFFGGGDRRNANPLAMIAMALLAPFAASLIQMAISRTREYDADEDGSQLTGDPLALASALAKIERGVSLAPLPQDQRLVNASHLMIANPFRGGAMNKLFATHPPMRDRITRLERMAGRQL
- a CDS encoding MFS transporter — translated: MGKLLVDVTPLKESPAFRRLWLGSAVSAVGSQLTLVAVSLEVYRLTQDSFYVGLLGIFALVPLVIGGLMGGSIADAHDRRRIALLASAVLWLTTGLIALQAWLHLGNVWVLYLLVALQSGAQAINQPARSAIIPMLIRKELLPAANALSMLSMGLAMTAGPLLAGVLVAWLGFGWTYTIDFASFAFVLWAVYRLPPMAPAGAGGRPGIRSVIEGFRFLGTRPNLRMTFIIDLVAMILAQPRALLPAVAALMIGGGEATVGILLACTAVGAFLAGLFSGPLGSVRSQGTAVVVSVMGWGASIGAFGAVVLLAGPAPDGAVTVWLLPAAVCCALAGIADSISSVFRNTILQAAAPDHLRGRLQGVFIVVVAGGPRIGDLLAGGATKILSEGWVLLLGGGLCIAGAWLAAKLQPGFRKYDARNPVP
- a CDS encoding Fur family transcriptional regulator, producing MTEHFDGQEAWAAALRAHGRRVTKQRLAVLAAVERHPHSPAESILAAARAELPELTAQSVYVVLGDLTDLHMLRRFEPPHSPALYETRVGDNHHHAICISCGRVEDVDCAVGHAPCLTPHWNPDAKPMTIQIADVMYQGICQECQQAQQLPPHSPSQEKEK
- a CDS encoding catalase, whose product is MTAVSTTQSGAPVTSDAHSKSVGADGAIILTDHYLVEKLAQFNRERVPERVVHAKGGGAFGTFKTTEDISKYTKAAFLQPGVETEMLIRFSSVAGENGSPDTWRDPRGFAVKFYTSEGNYDLVGNNTPVFFIRDGIKFPDFIHSQKRLPGTHLRDADMQWDFWTLSPESAHQVTWLMGDRGLPASWREMQGYGSHTYQWINAEGERFWVKYHFKSNQGVNSMSSEQAEQLAGSDADFYIRDLSENIEAGNFPSWDLHVQVMPYEDAKSYRFNPFDLTKVWPHADYPLIKVGTMELNRNPENYFAQIEQATFAPSNFVPGIAASPDKMLQARIFSYADAHRYRVGTNHAQIPVNQPKNQVNNYSQDGQGRFLFNAPSVPVYAPNTFGGPAAVEPQNTAGGWENDGELTLAAHSLHAEDGDFVQAGALYREVYNEAEKARFLETITGAVGGVKRSDIKERAIQYWTNVDAELGAKLRANLGAGAAPSAPASDAESANKIG